The bacterium genome includes a window with the following:
- a CDS encoding RecQ family ATP-dependent DNA helicase, which translates to MNYNAQRALELLRIGSGRPDARFRDGQEEAIHHIVERRGRLLVVQKTGWGKSFVYFIATKLLREAGSGPALLVSPLLALMRNQIAAAERMGVRAATINSENQGDWPNVEAAIQRNEIDILLISPERLANEHFRTEVLAGVAGQISMLVVDEAHCISDWGHDFRPQYRLLERIVRTLPQNLRLLATTATANNRVMDDLVTVLGPNILVSRGDLNRPSLQLQTIRLPSQAERLAWLAEKIAVLQGHGIIYTLTVRDAELVASWLKSRGLNVESYTGDTGRARPELELALQENRIKALVATMALGMGFDKPDLAFVIHYQTPGSVVAYYQQVGRAGRALEAAYGVLLSGEEETDINDYFINSAFPTHSEVSSVLEALDEVPQGLSVPDLLSKVNLSKGRIDKTIALLSVESPAPIAKQGTKWQLTAARLSDAFWERAERLTELRRREQSQMQDYAALQTGHMEFLIRALDGEPGTVRPSTLPLLPETVDPALVRDAVAFLRRTSLPIEPRKRWPDGGLPLYSLQGGIPAKLQAQPGKALCMWGDAGWGHLVRKGKYQDRRFADELVAACVSLLRDWNPQPAPTWVTCIPSLRHPDLVPDLAWRLAKALSLPFHVVIAKTDERPEQKTRANKTQQARNVDGSLAIIVDRLPAGPVLLVDDMVDSGWTLTIGAWLLSSQGSGEVFPIALARTGHDS; encoded by the coding sequence ATGAACTACAACGCTCAACGTGCGCTCGAACTGTTGCGTATCGGCTCCGGCAGGCCGGATGCCAGGTTCCGCGATGGACAGGAAGAGGCCATCCACCATATCGTGGAAAGGCGCGGACGCCTCCTCGTGGTGCAGAAGACAGGCTGGGGAAAGAGCTTCGTCTACTTCATCGCCACCAAGCTCTTGCGAGAGGCAGGTAGTGGACCGGCACTGCTGGTCTCTCCCTTGCTGGCGCTCATGCGCAACCAAATTGCCGCTGCCGAGCGCATGGGGGTGAGGGCGGCCACAATCAACTCCGAAAACCAGGGCGACTGGCCGAACGTCGAGGCGGCAATACAACGAAATGAGATCGACATCCTGCTCATCTCGCCCGAACGCCTGGCTAACGAACACTTTCGCACGGAAGTCCTCGCGGGAGTCGCTGGACAGATCTCCATGCTAGTCGTCGATGAGGCTCACTGCATTTCGGACTGGGGCCATGATTTCCGTCCGCAGTATCGCTTGCTAGAGCGCATCGTGCGTACTCTGCCGCAAAACCTGCGTCTGCTGGCCACCACGGCAACCGCCAACAATCGCGTGATGGACGATTTGGTTACCGTGCTTGGCCCGAACATCCTTGTCTCGCGAGGCGATCTGAACCGTCCTTCACTACAGTTGCAGACCATCCGTTTGCCCAGCCAAGCTGAACGTTTGGCCTGGCTGGCAGAGAAGATAGCTGTCCTGCAAGGTCATGGGATCATCTATACCCTCACAGTGCGTGATGCCGAGCTTGTGGCCAGCTGGTTGAAATCCAGGGGATTGAACGTCGAGTCCTACACCGGCGATACCGGTCGTGCCCGCCCCGAACTCGAGCTGGCCTTGCAAGAGAACCGAATCAAGGCCCTGGTGGCCACGATGGCGTTGGGGATGGGCTTCGACAAGCCGGACCTCGCCTTCGTCATTCATTACCAGACCCCCGGGTCCGTCGTGGCCTATTACCAGCAGGTCGGCAGGGCGGGACGTGCCCTCGAAGCGGCGTACGGAGTGTTACTCAGCGGCGAAGAAGAAACCGACATCAACGACTACTTCATCAACAGCGCTTTTCCTACCCACAGTGAAGTCTCCAGCGTGCTCGAAGCCCTCGATGAGGTGCCCCAAGGCCTCTCAGTCCCCGATTTACTGAGCAAAGTGAACCTCAGCAAGGGCCGGATCGACAAGACCATTGCGTTGCTTTCGGTGGAATCTCCTGCCCCCATCGCCAAGCAGGGCACGAAATGGCAATTGACCGCAGCACGTCTGAGCGATGCCTTCTGGGAACGTGCCGAACGCCTCACGGAGCTGCGACGCCGAGAGCAGAGCCAGATGCAGGACTACGCTGCACTTCAGACTGGCCACATGGAGTTCCTTATACGAGCATTGGATGGCGAACCGGGCACCGTCCGACCTTCTACCTTGCCACTGCTGCCAGAAACCGTTGACCCTGCGCTCGTCCGTGATGCAGTGGCTTTTCTGCGGCGCACGAGCTTGCCCATCGAGCCGCGCAAGAGGTGGCCAGACGGCGGGCTGCCGCTGTATAGCCTGCAGGGGGGTATTCCCGCCAAGTTGCAGGCACAGCCTGGTAAGGCTCTTTGCATGTGGGGCGACGCCGGGTGGGGGCACCTAGTCCGAAAAGGCAAATACCAAGATCGACGCTTCGCCGACGAATTGGTAGCGGCCTGCGTGTCGCTGTTGCGTGACTGGAACCCTCAGCCGGCTCCCACATGGGTGACTTGCATTCCGTCGCTGCGCCATCCTGACCTTGTGCCCGATCTCGCCTGGCGTCTTGCGAAGGCCTTAAGTCTTCCTTTCCACGTCGTAATCGCAAAGACGGACGAACGTCCCGAACAGAAAACCAGGGC
- a CDS encoding site-specific integrase: MGSIAAFQKPKLAEDLTILVEECLRDLESLNRSPHMIKGYGTDLALSLKFYKGSLEVLTDETIRAYFARVREQSQSPATQAGRRASLKAFL; the protein is encoded by the coding sequence GTGGGAAGCATCGCAGCCTTTCAGAAGCCCAAGCTCGCCGAAGACTTGACCATCCTCGTTGAGGAGTGCCTCCGGGATCTTGAGAGCCTGAATAGGAGCCCCCACATGATCAAGGGCTATGGGACCGACCTGGCGCTCTCCCTCAAATTCTACAAGGGTTCGCTCGAAGTTCTCACCGATGAGACGATCCGCGCCTACTTTGCTCGCGTTCGGGAGCAATCTCAGAGCCCTGCCACACAGGCTGGGCGGAGGGCTTCCCTGAAGGCGTTCCTGTAG